One segment of Aquimarina sp. BL5 DNA contains the following:
- a CDS encoding pyocin knob domain-containing protein has translation MKKIILIISLFGIFSLINAQEYVESKTSIPSNNANNAIGEKNAIWRNNQIAPPTENNFPNSQNWWSIFQTQFNDTRYDAQLAFGLNREDLWLRYNFNGNWKNWKKIILSDYNGNVGIGTTTTSNGILTVNGDSYSTMRLENDTPNREASIRFRSKSNSGGTLHSDISLYAIGNNQGYLGFKVPHNNTVNNGYDMIINHSGNVGIGTTNPESWRLAVNGKIRAKEIKVETGWSDFVFFDDYQLPTLQEVENYIKENGHLKDIPSEKEVEENGIFLGEMDSKLLQKIEELTLYTIEQEKQLNKQSEEIAELKTLVKKLLETKK, from the coding sequence ATGAAAAAAATAATTTTAATTATTTCTTTATTTGGAATATTTAGTTTGATTAATGCTCAGGAATACGTTGAATCTAAAACAAGTATTCCTTCTAATAATGCAAATAATGCTATAGGAGAAAAAAATGCAATTTGGAGAAACAATCAAATTGCTCCTCCAACAGAAAACAACTTTCCAAATTCACAAAATTGGTGGTCAATTTTTCAAACTCAATTTAATGATACTAGATATGACGCTCAACTAGCTTTTGGGCTAAACAGAGAAGATTTATGGTTGAGATACAATTTTAATGGTAACTGGAAAAATTGGAAAAAAATTATTCTTTCAGATTACAACGGGAATGTTGGAATAGGTACAACCACTACTAGTAATGGAATATTAACTGTAAATGGTGACAGTTATAGTACAATGCGTTTAGAAAATGATACTCCAAATAGAGAGGCTAGCATTAGATTCAGATCAAAAAGTAACTCTGGTGGAACGTTACATTCTGATATTTCTTTGTATGCTATAGGGAATAATCAAGGATACTTAGGATTTAAAGTTCCTCACAATAATACAGTTAATAATGGCTATGATATGATTATTAATCATAGTGGAAATGTCGGTATTGGTACAACTAACCCTGAATCTTGGAGATTAGCTGTTAATGGTAAAATTAGAGCAAAAGAAATCAAAGTAGAGACTGGATGGTCTGACTTTGTGTTTTTTGATGATTATCAACTACCAACTCTACAAGAAGTAGAAAATTACATTAAAGAGAATGGGCATTTAAAAGATATTCCAAGTGAAAAAGAGGTAGAAGAAAATGGAATTTTTCTAGGAGAAATGGACTCTAAATTACTTCAAAAAATTGAGGAATTGACACTTTATACGATCGAACAAGAAAAACAACTGAATAAGCAATCGGAAGAAATCGCGGAGTTAAAAACACTAGTTAAAAAACTACTCGAAACAAAAAAATAA
- a CDS encoding SRPBCC domain-containing protein, translated as MEKIIIRKNILNAKRELVWDTLTNPKKTKLFMFNCEAHSEWKVGSQIKWKGNFNGYESGEKGTILELTKNERLKYSSIDPNFGIEDIPVNYLHVTYDLNEVDGKTHLTTTIENFNDDSERIGHIAKGWDNVVLPAIEKLHNQ; from the coding sequence ATGGAAAAAATTATAATCAGAAAAAATATTCTAAACGCAAAACGTGAATTAGTATGGGATACTCTTACTAACCCAAAAAAGACAAAACTATTTATGTTTAATTGTGAAGCTCATTCTGAATGGAAAGTTGGAAGTCAAATTAAGTGGAAAGGAAACTTTAACGGATATGAAAGTGGAGAAAAAGGAACTATTTTAGAACTGACAAAAAATGAGCGCTTAAAATACTCTTCAATTGACCCTAATTTTGGAATTGAAGACATTCCCGTGAATTATTTACACGTAACATATGATTTGAACGAAGTAGATGGAAAAACTCATTTGACAACTACTATTGAGAACTTTAATGACGACTCTGAAAGAATTGGACATATAGCAAAAGGTTGGGATAATGTAGTATTACCTGCGATTGAAAAATTACATAACCAATAG
- a CDS encoding IS1182 family transposase, which yields MQGKKIYQEKLFSDFRLSDRVAETNFYYRLKSVLHLDFLYKKTSTYYGRSGQRSIDPVVFFKLCLVGYLENIISDRKLIEHCSMRLDILYFVGYDIDETLPWHSTISRTRQLFPEEIFEQVFIHILEMCIGKGMVKGRTQAIDSAPVKANASMDSLELKVPCQDLEAHLAAVRHISHRDQEVFRKAKENKASEEQQSITATKQELKSIESRNKNWSKNQDRRPGANNKGSRYTSNKTHYSPTDPDARISVKPGKARKLNYSSQLSVDTANHVITDIKAYHADGKDSQYMEDIVDRVQRRLWKSGFQLENVLADTGYSSGEVYAYLENKEIKGYIPPHGTYKGGPDGFEYIKSEDHYICPNRAIVPFKKVFKDYRTQTLKKEYRISSKICRDCPLSLSCLGKTAKEKKFSVTYYREEYERNNARLATPKGKVMKAKRQSTVEPVFGTLTQFMGLRKINTIGIKQANKVMHLSAMAYNLKKYLKFTEKRVKSEAKALAPLFFEKLVLIQTLAFILSTQIFEISTSIFKIKEV from the coding sequence ATGCAAGGAAAAAAGATATATCAAGAGAAGTTGTTTAGTGATTTCCGTTTAAGTGATCGTGTAGCGGAGACCAATTTTTATTATCGTTTAAAGAGTGTTTTGCATTTAGACTTTTTATATAAAAAAACCAGTACCTATTACGGTAGAAGTGGTCAACGTAGTATTGATCCTGTAGTGTTTTTCAAGCTTTGTTTAGTTGGTTATCTAGAAAATATTATAAGCGATAGAAAGCTTATCGAGCACTGTAGTATGCGCTTGGATATCCTCTATTTTGTGGGCTATGACATTGATGAGACACTACCTTGGCATTCGACTATCAGTAGGACACGCCAGTTGTTCCCTGAAGAAATTTTTGAACAAGTATTCATCCACATTTTGGAGATGTGCATCGGCAAGGGTATGGTAAAAGGGCGCACCCAAGCGATAGATTCTGCACCTGTAAAAGCAAATGCCAGTATGGATAGTCTGGAGTTAAAAGTTCCTTGTCAAGATTTAGAAGCACACTTAGCTGCTGTACGCCATATTAGCCATCGGGATCAAGAGGTTTTTCGCAAAGCCAAGGAAAACAAAGCCAGTGAAGAGCAGCAAAGTATTACTGCCACAAAACAAGAACTAAAAAGTATTGAGTCCAGGAACAAGAACTGGAGCAAGAATCAAGACAGGCGCCCAGGTGCAAATAACAAGGGTAGCCGTTATACAAGCAACAAGACACACTACAGTCCAACCGATCCAGATGCTAGAATAAGTGTGAAGCCAGGCAAGGCTCGAAAACTCAATTATAGCAGCCAACTTAGTGTAGACACGGCAAATCATGTGATTACTGACATCAAAGCTTATCATGCAGATGGTAAGGATAGTCAATATATGGAGGACATTGTAGATCGTGTTCAACGGCGGTTGTGGAAGTCAGGATTTCAATTAGAAAACGTACTGGCAGATACAGGATATAGTAGCGGAGAGGTGTACGCTTATTTAGAAAATAAAGAGATCAAAGGTTACATACCACCACATGGCACTTACAAAGGTGGTCCAGATGGCTTTGAATATATAAAAAGTGAAGATCATTATATCTGTCCCAACAGAGCAATAGTACCTTTCAAGAAAGTGTTCAAAGACTACCGTACCCAAACCTTAAAGAAAGAATACCGTATTTCCAGTAAAATATGTAGAGACTGTCCACTATCACTTAGCTGTTTGGGAAAAACAGCTAAAGAAAAGAAATTTAGTGTAACCTACTATCGGGAGGAATATGAGCGTAACAATGCTCGACTAGCCACTCCCAAAGGCAAAGTAATGAAAGCCAAACGGCAAAGTACTGTAGAGCCTGTTTTTGGAACCCTCACCCAGTTTATGGGACTGCGCAAGATCAACACTATTGGCATAAAGCAGGCTAACAAAGTGATGCATCTATCGGCAATGGCTTATAATTTAAAGAAATATCTAAAATTCACAGAAAAACGAGTAAAAAGTGAAGCAAAAGCACTTGCTCCTCTTTTTTTTGAAAAATTGGTCTTAATACAAACACTAGCCTTCATTTTAAGCACTCAAATTTTTGAAATTTCAACAAGCATTTTCAAAATAAAAGAGGTTTAA
- a CDS encoding IS110 family transposase has translation MERKMKLGMDVVNFNAAGIDIGSRSHYAAIGQELEDVKEFGVYAEDLTSLCEWFVSNDVTTVAMESTGDYWQNLYTELISFGFEVVLVNGKFTKNAKGKKTDVKDCRWIQKLHTLGLLTGSFLPDLVTEHLRTYCRQRTNWIELASSATHKMQKYLKLLNFRLDVVVKDVCGLTGMKIIEDICKGNLDPYNLAEHRHFNCRKPKEEIAKALHGNNREDFLFGLQQELKSYQFFQRNIKACDKKIEQFIKQELKQYPERKKLKTTEKTYKRINKNAPKIKNMNQIAFRYFDGVDLFAIEGLSHSSILSIMSEIGPEGFKKFPTAKHFTSWLRLAPNNKISGGKILSNRVPKGSNRLKIALRQAANAIGNLKDTHLSDFFRRVAYRKGRHSAVSATARKLAVIIWNMITKKIQYQPPKLYLFLDQKRKLGLVKRIKKQIDKFDLKPEDLGFNNSIIINKQN, from the coding sequence ATGGAAAGAAAAATGAAACTAGGAATGGATGTGGTGAATTTCAATGCAGCAGGAATTGATATTGGAAGTCGTTCTCATTATGCTGCTATTGGTCAAGAGTTAGAAGATGTAAAAGAGTTTGGCGTATATGCTGAGGATTTGACTTCATTATGTGAGTGGTTTGTGAGCAACGATGTAACTACTGTAGCTATGGAATCTACAGGAGATTATTGGCAGAATCTATATACGGAACTTATTAGTTTTGGTTTTGAGGTAGTACTAGTCAATGGGAAATTCACTAAAAATGCCAAAGGAAAAAAGACCGATGTGAAAGATTGTAGATGGATACAAAAACTACATACTCTTGGGCTACTTACGGGAAGTTTTCTACCAGATCTTGTTACTGAACATTTACGAACATATTGCCGACAAAGAACAAATTGGATTGAACTTGCTTCATCTGCAACACATAAAATGCAGAAATATCTAAAACTACTGAACTTCAGATTGGATGTAGTAGTCAAAGATGTTTGCGGACTTACTGGAATGAAAATCATTGAAGATATCTGTAAAGGTAATCTTGATCCATATAACCTAGCAGAACATCGGCATTTTAACTGTAGAAAACCTAAAGAAGAAATTGCAAAAGCGCTACACGGTAATAATAGAGAAGACTTCCTTTTTGGATTGCAACAAGAGCTCAAAAGTTATCAATTCTTCCAAAGAAACATAAAAGCTTGTGACAAAAAGATTGAGCAGTTTATAAAACAAGAACTCAAACAATATCCCGAAAGAAAAAAACTCAAAACAACAGAAAAAACTTATAAAAGAATCAATAAAAATGCTCCTAAAATTAAAAATATGAATCAAATTGCTTTTAGATATTTTGATGGTGTTGACCTTTTTGCAATTGAAGGATTGAGTCATTCATCCATTCTTAGCATTATGAGCGAAATTGGACCTGAAGGTTTTAAAAAATTCCCTACTGCTAAACATTTTACCTCTTGGCTAAGGTTGGCTCCCAACAACAAAATATCTGGAGGAAAAATACTAAGTAATAGAGTGCCCAAAGGAAGTAACAGACTCAAAATAGCACTCAGGCAAGCAGCAAATGCTATTGGAAACTTAAAAGATACTCATCTTTCTGATTTTTTCAGAAGAGTAGCCTACAGGAAGGGAAGGCACTCAGCGGTAAGCGCAACAGCTAGAAAGTTGGCAGTAATAATATGGAATATGATAACTAAGAAAATACAATACCAACCGCCTAAACTATATTTATTCCTCGATCAAAAAAGAAAACTAGGGCTTGTCAAAAGAATTAAAAAACAAATCGATAAATTTGACTTAAAACCCGAAGATTTAGGGTTTAACAACAGCATAATAATCAATAAACAAAATTGA
- a CDS encoding T9SS type A sorting domain-containing protein, protein MKKYLYFFSILISITSWSQDFEKITIPNFSNYVVPHFIDLDGILYCTAKLYDSNNGWQNYIAQYDIEQGSIEIVDYDFFRTPELNPLWYDSRWQSFTTFFEYGNYIYFRFESELYRKQKGTSNIETYLTNFDYSGQVGQYIIYSGATSDFSIFKIHDLETNQQIGEFTARNADEFYIHNNSIYFFAEYNTSPNADNKYNYIYKYDLATNSLSTLYSSIQGPEHAIALDQYTRMEKVGDNLVYNVRDNYNNIICISISLNNDSLNSNFTFNYGNPETLYLYYEDMFVIDGEVFFNNEESFYKSDGIQQPSPINLDFDSKSFTSLRGESNYLDYNGKVFGSYNSDDFGREMYYTDGRSSYLLKDIISGEGSGYFGSERVYNNNLFFYEFSTDSYYVSDGTTEGTEKLFTMESENFGYVQHYANKIFFFAESDTNNGLYVFEQVSLSTPDFDLSLNSVTLWLDSTNSILNYQSKQKPTKIKVFDTLGREINVGVDFNNNTININRLVGMHIIIFEFEQGKVSKKIILK, encoded by the coding sequence ATGAAAAAGTATTTATATTTTTTTTCTATTTTGATTTCAATAACTTCCTGGTCACAGGACTTTGAAAAAATAACCATTCCCAATTTTTCTAACTACGTTGTTCCACATTTTATCGATTTGGATGGAATTTTATACTGCACTGCGAAACTATATGATTCTAATAATGGGTGGCAGAACTATATTGCCCAATATGATATAGAGCAAGGTTCAATAGAAATAGTGGATTATGATTTTTTCCGAACCCCAGAACTAAATCCTCTCTGGTATGATAGTCGATGGCAGAGCTTTACAACATTCTTTGAATATGGCAATTATATTTATTTTAGATTTGAATCTGAATTGTATAGAAAACAAAAAGGCACTAGCAATATAGAAACCTACTTAACGAATTTTGATTATTCAGGTCAAGTAGGGCAATATATTATTTATAGTGGTGCTACTAGTGATTTTAGTATTTTTAAGATACACGATTTAGAAACTAATCAGCAGATTGGTGAGTTTACTGCTAGAAATGCAGATGAATTTTATATCCACAATAATAGTATTTATTTTTTTGCAGAATATAATACTTCACCTAATGCAGACAATAAGTATAATTACATTTATAAATATGATTTAGCTACTAATTCATTAAGCACACTCTACTCTAGTATACAAGGACCAGAACACGCTATAGCTTTAGATCAGTATACTCGAATGGAAAAAGTAGGAGATAATCTAGTTTATAATGTTAGAGATAATTACAATAACATAATTTGTATCTCTATTAGCTTAAATAATGATTCTCTAAATTCTAATTTCACTTTTAATTATGGAAATCCAGAAACCCTTTATCTTTATTATGAAGATATGTTTGTTATTGATGGAGAGGTGTTTTTTAACAATGAGGAGAGCTTTTATAAGTCTGATGGTATCCAACAACCATCACCTATAAATTTAGATTTTGACAGTAAGTCTTTTACTTCCCTAAGAGGAGAAAGTAATTATTTAGATTATAATGGAAAAGTTTTTGGCAGTTATAACTCAGATGATTTTGGTAGAGAGATGTATTATACAGATGGTCGGTCAAGTTATTTACTAAAAGATATAATTTCAGGAGAAGGTAGCGGATATTTTGGAAGTGAACGTGTCTATAATAATAATTTATTTTTTTATGAATTTAGTACTGATTCTTATTATGTATCTGACGGAACAACAGAAGGTACTGAAAAATTATTTACAATGGAATCAGAAAACTTTGGATATGTCCAACATTATGCTAACAAAATTTTCTTTTTTGCAGAATCAGATACTAATAACGGTCTATATGTTTTCGAACAAGTTAGTTTGAGTACACCTGATTTTGATTTAAGTCTTAATTCCGTAACGCTCTGGTTAGATTCTACAAATAGTATTTTAAATTATCAAAGCAAACAGAAACCAACAAAAATTAAAGTTTTTGATACTCTGGGTAGAGAAATTAATGTTGGAGTAGATTTTAATAATAATACTATTAATATTAACCGTTTAGTAGGAATGCATATAATAATCTTCGAATTTGAACAAGGTAAAGTTTCGAAAAAAATTATATTAAAATAA
- a CDS encoding IS1182 family transposase — MQGKKIYQEKLFSDFRLSDRVAETNFYYRLKSVLHLDFLYKKTSTYYGRSGQRSIDPVVFFKLCLVGYLENIISDRKLIEHCSMRLDILYFVGYDIDETLPWHSTISRTRQLFPEEIFEQVFIHILEMCIGKGMVKGSTQAIDSAPVKANASMDSLELKVPSQELEAHLAAVRHISHRDKEVFRKAKVDKSNREQKTITANKNQLNSIVARNKNWSKDQDRRPGSNNKGSRYTSNKTHYSPTDPDARISVKPGKARKLNYSSQLSVDTATHVITDIKAYHADGKDNQYMKDIVDRVQRRLWKSGFQLENVLADTGYSSGEVYAYLESKGIKGYIPPHGTYKGGPDDFEYIQSEDHYICPNRAIVPFKKVFKDYRTQTLKKEYRISSKICRDCPLSLSCLGKTAKEKKFSVTYYREEYERNNARLATPKGKVMKAKRQSTVEPVFGTLTQFMGLRKINTIGIKQANKVMHLSAMAYNLKKYLKFTEKRVKSEAKALAPLFFEKLVLIQTLAFILSTQIFEISTSIFKIKEV, encoded by the coding sequence ATGCAAGGAAAAAAGATATATCAAGAGAAGTTGTTTAGTGATTTCCGTTTAAGTGATCGTGTAGCGGAGACCAATTTTTATTATCGTTTAAAGAGTGTTTTGCATTTAGACTTTTTATATAAAAAAACCAGTACCTATTACGGTAGAAGTGGTCAACGTAGTATTGATCCTGTAGTGTTTTTCAAGCTTTGTTTAGTTGGTTATCTAGAAAATATTATAAGCGATAGAAAGCTTATCGAGCACTGTAGTATGCGCTTGGATATCCTCTATTTTGTGGGCTATGACATTGATGAGACACTACCTTGGCATTCGACTATCAGTAGGACACGCCAGTTGTTCCCTGAAGAAATTTTTGAACAAGTATTCATCCACATTTTGGAGATGTGCATCGGCAAGGGTATGGTAAAAGGGAGCACCCAAGCGATAGATTCTGCACCTGTAAAAGCAAATGCCAGTATGGATAGTCTGGAGTTAAAAGTTCCTTCTCAAGAATTAGAAGCTCATTTAGCTGCTGTACGCCATATAAGCCATAGAGATAAAGAAGTTTTTCGAAAAGCTAAAGTAGATAAATCCAATAGAGAACAGAAAACGATCACAGCCAACAAAAACCAACTTAACAGTATTGTAGCTAGAAACAAGAACTGGAGCAAGGATCAAGACAGGCGCCCAGGGTCAAATAACAAGGGTAGCCGTTATACAAGTAACAAGACCCACTATAGTCCAACCGATCCAGATGCCAGAATAAGTGTGAAGCCCGGCAAGGCTCGAAAACTCAATTATAGCAGCCAACTTAGTGTAGATACAGCAACTCATGTGATTACCGATATTAAAGCTTATCATGCAGATGGTAAGGATAATCAATATATGAAGGACATTGTAGATCGTGTTCAACGGCGGTTGTGGAAGTCAGGGTTTCAATTAGAAAATGTACTGGCAGATACTGGCTATAGTAGCGGAGAGGTGTATGCTTATTTAGAAAGTAAAGGAATCAAAGGTTATATACCTCCCCATGGTACCTACAAAGGAGGTCCAGATGACTTTGAGTATATACAAAGTGAAGATCATTATATCTGTCCCAACAGAGCAATAGTACCTTTCAAGAAAGTGTTCAAAGACTACCGTACCCAAACCTTAAAGAAAGAATACCGTATTTCCAGTAAAATATGTAGAGACTGTCCACTATCACTTAGCTGTTTGGGAAAAACAGCTAAAGAAAAGAAATTTAGTGTAACCTACTATCGGGAGGAATATGAGCGTAACAATGCTCGACTAGCCACTCCCAAAGGCAAAGTAATGAAAGCCAAACGGCAAAGTACTGTAGAGCCTGTTTTTGGAACCCTCACCCAGTTTATGGGACTGCGCAAGATCAACACTATTGGCATAAAGCAGGCTAACAAAGTGATGCATCTATCGGCAATGGCTTATAATTTAAAGAAATATCTAAAATTCACAGAAAAACGAGTAAAAAGTGAAGCAAAAGCACTTGCTCCTCTTTTTTTTGAAAAATTGGTCTTAATACAAACACTAGCCTTCATTTTAAGCACTCAAATTTTTGAAATTTCAACAAGCATTTTCAAAATAAAAGAGGTTTAA
- a CDS encoding LytTR family DNA-binding domain-containing protein → METIINSFKNHINFSNFWIRNGAIVIILSILVNHLFEPKYFPFHRDYKFPLFPIVVSIIAGSVILIIARFNFNYFRNKYFTKKINSQILVRFLFSTLGYITILYLFLYFGLNGLINGTESYSVYNLLTGLSISLLISAIGIALLFSTDIYKLHKLISIKGTLKVRQGGAITLVKYPEIAFIYSENKIVYIVKTDGTRVITDFTLNEVESKINEQIFYRANRQIILHARSIEQVKSIENGKLSVLLKPTISDEKSFQINISRYKRPAFMNWFESKL, encoded by the coding sequence ATGGAAACAATAATTAACTCTTTTAAAAATCATATTAATTTTTCTAATTTTTGGATTAGAAATGGCGCTATAGTTATAATACTTTCCATTTTGGTTAATCACCTTTTTGAGCCAAAATATTTTCCGTTTCATAGAGATTATAAATTCCCTTTGTTTCCTATTGTTGTTTCAATTATTGCAGGAAGTGTAATACTTATTATTGCTCGCTTTAATTTCAACTATTTTAGAAACAAATACTTTACTAAAAAGATTAACTCACAAATACTAGTACGGTTTCTATTTTCAACTTTAGGTTATATTACGATATTATATCTCTTTTTATATTTTGGTTTAAATGGTTTGATTAACGGGACTGAATCATACAGTGTTTATAATTTACTAACAGGACTTTCAATCTCCTTACTGATAAGCGCTATCGGAATTGCTCTTTTATTTTCAACTGATATATATAAACTTCACAAACTTATCTCCATAAAAGGGACACTTAAAGTTAGACAAGGCGGTGCAATAACCTTGGTTAAGTATCCAGAAATTGCCTTTATATATAGTGAAAATAAAATCGTATATATTGTAAAAACTGATGGAACTAGAGTTATTACAGATTTCACCTTAAATGAAGTTGAAAGTAAAATTAACGAACAAATTTTTTATAGAGCAAATAGGCAAATAATTCTTCATGCGCGTTCTATCGAACAAGTAAAATCAATAGAAAATGGAAAACTATCCGTACTACTTAAACCAACAATTTCTGACGAAAAAAGCTTTCAGA